TcgactttccctctctctgtctgtgtgtgtgtgtttgttaataaCAGTGATATGCTGATGTGATGGATTGGATAACAATATCACAATTTTCTGTTGGAGGAAAAAGGTAGCATGGCAGTATTTTTGAGAAATTGCagtctttttaaatattgtaatattttgtgcATGATTATGCTTCATAATCATATAAAAGCAATAGGATGTTTTATATACATGATGTCCTGTAGCATTAGAGGGTGACTTGGACAAGTTTGAATTGTCCTGAATCAGATTTACGAATATAAAGATGGTGTTagattttattgtaaaataGGTCCGTCTGATTGGTCTACATCACAACAAGAGCtgcaataaagaaaaacaattcttCCACTGAATTAATTCCACTTCCCTCTGGAAATTTcaattctttcatttcattcttgttacatttcaaacttttttctcattacatttcaattttattcacgaaatgtaaaaaaaaaaaaatcagattttgtttcacttcattcttaaaattccacatttatttattcttcttaGTCCTGATCCAAATCATCCTCCATACATGGGGAaaatacccccaaaaaacaccatATCTTGCAAAGATAAAGAAAGTtatagaaaacaaatgaatgggtTCCTTCTTTGTTTCGAGGAAATTCGTTTTGCAGTATGtggcataatcctgctgacaaacaaacgacCAGAAGTGAAAACATTCAGTCTAGACTGTGGTTGAaaatattagagctgcaacagttaatcgaataATCggttagtaatcgattactaaatgaaccgccaaatatttttgataatcgattattcAGTAGTTTTTAGGGGGTGAAAAAGttaaaatcctctgatttcagcttcttaaatgtgaatattttctggtttctttgctcctctatgacagtaaactaaatatctttggtatgtggacaaaacaaatcatcatcttggggtttgggaaacacgatcttaatttttcacaattttatgaaatttttatgaacaaaacagctaatcgattcatcgagaaactaatcgtaagttgcagccctagaaaacataacttccttggcGGAGGTGAATAGACTGTATAGCTGTATTTGCCGGTGGTCTGTTTCGTGTCCACCAGGTGGCGATGACGCGCAGCATGGCGGATCGTCCAAACATGAACGAAGAAGAGTGCGCTCGCCATTTCTCCTCATCCCTTGTTCCAGTGAACCTTGCTCTGCCGGAGCGtctcatccgtgtgtgtgtgtgtgtgaacacacagcgGTAACAGATGGCCTTCGCTCTGCCGGTGTGGCTCGCGGTCCACGAGGAGCTGCTCCGACACGGAGAGGCGGACTGCGGGACTTGCAGCTGCTTCGACGAGTTCGACGACGAGGCGTTGTTCCAGCTGTTCCACCTCTCCAGACCCTGCGTCGCCTTCATCGCGGACGCCGTCCGCGGCCGCCTGAAGACGCTCCCCCTGGACGAACCCGGGCTGCCCGCGGACGCGATGGTCATGCTGGCCCTGAACTACTACGCGCACGGGGTGAACTCCGCCCCCGTCCTGCAGAGGGTCGGGCTGAGCCAGGCGGACGGCGCCGCGCTCGTCGTCGGCACGGTCTCCGGCGTCGTGGCGGCGATGTCCGACGAGTTCATCTCGTTCCCGCTGAGCCCGGGCGCCAAAGCCAACGTCGCCTCCAAGGTCGAGGGCCTGTGCGGGATCCCCCGGGTGCTGGGCGTCCTGGCTCCGGCCCACTTCAAGATCAGAGCGTCTCCGTACGAGAAGAACTCGTTCAGGTCCTTCGTCAACACCCTGGGCTACACGTCCGTCGTGAGCCAGATCGTATGCGACTCGGACGGCAACGTGCTGAGCGTCGACCGGTGCTGTGTGGGCAGCACGTGTGAGCAGGAGATGTGGGAGTCGTCGTCCGAAgggaaggagatggagaaggagctGCTCGGGTCCTACTGGGTTGTTGGTAAGATGTGGGAAAAGACATCACAAAAGAGATGTGACCAAGTTCGATCGAAAATCTCTGCAAAGTGACGCTTAACCTGTGCCTTTGTGTGGGGGTTTTCAAATAATGATAGtagaatccatccatccatccatccttcgtctaccgctttatccatttaagggtcacgggcgggctggagccaatcccagctgacattgggcgagaggcggggttcaccctggacaggtcgccagcctatcgcagggccacatacagagacggacaaccattgactctcacgttcacacctacggtcaattaagagtctccaatgagcctaaccccattctgcatgtctttggactgtgggaagccggagaacccggagagaagccggagaacccggagagaacccccACGGGAAGAACATACAAACTCCCcaaagaaaggccctggttggtttgaaccgggattcgaacctagaaccttcttgctgtgaggcgaacgtGCAAACCACTGCAGCTGGTAGTAGAATATAGGTAGAATAAACTTGTtttgtaaaatcaaaacaaaagaaaacatttttaaatgattggtAATATCAAAAGATTTAAGCAAATTCACATCCCAAGTCCCCAGAAAACCCATTCTTTAAAAACGTGTCTATAGGACAGAattaaaagaacatttaaaatatgaaagattTTTGTGTAAAACCATCCcgttcacacacagacacttctcCATAACCCACtagacaataaaaacatcacagaaaTCGATTAGAATAGATTAGAATCTCTATCGCCATGGTAATAAGAGAACGAAACACAGTTCAGCAGCTCTCAGGGATTGACAATATAAAtagcaaaatttaaaataataaaatataagaatcaagatagataaataaacataatgagGTGGTACTTTatacacattacacattaaACAACTATTTTTTGCATTGTATTCTACAACTTTACAACGTACAACAAAATCTAAGTCAAGGTTCAATCTTCCCTTGCTTTCTCCAGACCTTTCAACCATGTGTCAGTCAACCTCAGCAGATGGAAATTGCTGAGGAAAAATAAGACATGTTTGAAATCCCTGGAAAAAAGTGAAAGCCTCTAAATACTTCCTGAAACCAGGGCACaggaaatgatgatgaatgattttTAGTGTCTTGCCCTCCGCACTTACGCTGCTTTatcatgttttaaattgtttccTTTGACCAGCTGCAGCGTAGTGTCTCAActttgcatttattcatttctgacaGACTGTCTATACCCCCCCCAGTCCTTACATCCTTAGTTTCTTttgcattattacattacaatcTGAAGCAGTGTTATTTTAATGTCCTTGACCACCCTGTCTTGTGTCTCTTAAAGGTGGGAAAGGCTACCACTTGAGCACACACATCTTGACTCCCCTGTCAGTCCCTGACGGTGAGAGCGAGATCCGCTTCAACGAAGCCCACGCGAAGATCCACAGCGTCATGCGGACGACGCTCGGCTCCCTGAAGAGGCGTTTCCGGTGTCTCATGCAGCTTGGTTTTGCGCAGGAAGCCTCTTTGAACAAAAAGTCTAACATCATCAAGGCGTGCTGTGTCCTGCACAACATCGCAAAGAAGTTCTCCgtccctccgccgccgccggccggCAAAATTGAGGCCCTGCATCCAGGCAAGCAGCTGTCGGCGCCGGCAGAGGTCGACCCGGAGGCCCTGCAAGCCCGACAGAAAGTCATCGACGAGAACTT
This Scophthalmus maximus strain ysfricsl-2021 chromosome 16, ASM2237912v1, whole genome shotgun sequence DNA region includes the following protein-coding sequences:
- the si:dkey-197c15.6 gene encoding putative nuclease HARBI1 gives rise to the protein MAFALPVWLAVHEELLRHGEADCGTCSCFDEFDDEALFQLFHLSRPCVAFIADAVRGRLKTLPLDEPGLPADAMVMLALNYYAHGVNSAPVLQRVGLSQADGAALVVGTVSGVVAAMSDEFISFPLSPGAKANVASKVEGLCGIPRVLGVLAPAHFKIRASPYEKNSFRSFVNTLGYTSVVSQIVCDSDGNVLSVDRCCVGSTCEQEMWESSSEGKEMEKELLGSYWVVGGKGYHLSTHILTPLSVPDGESEIRFNEAHAKIHSVMRTTLGSLKRRFRCLMQLGFAQEASLNKKSNIIKACCVLHNIAKKFSVPPPPPAGKIEALHPGKQLSAPAEVDPEALQARQKVIDENFSVVSSSQDPAGNVTEESERAEPVCRLLEEASSTHHGQTLD